Proteins encoded by one window of Venturia canescens isolate UGA chromosome 2, ASM1945775v1, whole genome shotgun sequence:
- the Rab3-GEF gene encoding MAP kinase-activating death domain protein isoform X10: MDIQKKFLCPRLMDYLAIVGARPSPGSRQPVQVPELLRRYPVEDHKDFPMPLDMVYFCQPEGCSSVGPKRTALREATSFTFTLTDKDSGKTRYGICVNFYRPIERASNSGSGGVWVRRERNDPKLRKESWRKSMEKSSDSAFSSDYRSSVIGPSDSEKDCPSRRDSDTPVTSRAPRLGITAPSGDSESGGSHSPSPRASRRRQRIRNHSLTSLCIISHHPFLTRFRECLFALKRIIDACNENSSPQKVGASRQTSRDTVWSVLTGQAFDAAPSIVLHDVREIETWILRLLSAPVPVPEKTRVEVDILSPQLQPLCFALPDHTRFSLVDFPLHLPLELLGVDMCLKVLTLILLEHKIVLQSRDYNALSMSVMAFVTMIYPLEYMFPAIPLLPTCMSCAEQLLLAPTPFVIGIPASFLMYKKKFRMPDDIWLVDLDSNKITPPTGLNDNLPPLPEPEGSILKNHLRQAMQLMDQTGSGAMSSAGTPQPRQTPIRNTSPQPPSLQSPTRRESSSSHHSTLSVTSTKHRPSMDLGSYNQHSPLSSPGQSTVSSPRRASRASLSHSPQKPLAQGSLPFNPFIYGNDVDSVDVATRVAMVRFFNSQNLLANFTEHTRTLRLYPRPVVAFQINSFLHSRPGRANPFLEEFARTQAVEFLAEWCLTPSNVAFLRVQTGVFDPAQIGDKCRWFANTLEPICFSVWDPSSSLANALKSAEEMENQPTDESGSDSEGADSTSSSYSSLSDFVSEMVSSDLSPSYNCPQATLPQPMSLSVDPKNVYHPPNSLQYPGTIEDPSNRPESPASTSSSHSDLSSPSFNRDSELELNPKLQESLPATKGDNVPLIGTTGLQRQPSVGNVLARTSSFGSAVGPLLPRQSSAGSDSSASSRAGTPSNAQRQRSPSGGSPLQHQNSGGATGNGVLRQGSQGSLFEQIASQAKDLVRETTRQSSQDGLLAHMDKLKHQAKEKINEAGEDSLFAPLEQALTQQTKKAVDGATKSVQEASKSALEASKTAAGVSKNTFDDLTYVGKSTFGDLTKSAKEVAAKKGLLKGLGKSQQSPPHTPGSPGMMPRKDSNSNQLVASDPRSGRRDMGRDFFSNVSSDLNGIAAQTSSMFSDLFGNKNSSNRNASPHPQSQKTKEKSQPFGPFRRGKTGLMEKSSLIKHSPSKSNQEELQRMQNAERSNTNSDNQAFLTDVVNQALAGEGIGWFKINRMKDLMKDESYRDFVVTKLNKGLNRKISPDDHIDDVCITRPMYKEMLKCLQAVANGLANSYRSDGLGGMASVFQLMEIAHTHYWSKNLAEGTFESPCLYQESPTESRDNSKSPQSPGHPEFSDSSHKSSSYSHDSPKIRLEAPRSQQHSGPDSGQSTTEMFFDMFTKKGKLLSKLTSFDSDGQKSAGAASNETLSSETSSAMGQGVFRHAHQASIRSAVSDSEVDQSNLLREKQRTGSVWSSKSSLTTGFGYHGRGLVPSTTTPSPDAARTYLFEGLLGKDRIGLWDQMQFWEDAFLDAVSQERDMIGMDQGPGEMMERYKSLSDSERRRLEHDEDRLLCTLLHNLTAILVMLNVEKNELKRKVRRLLGKSHIGLIYSQELNQLLDQIDNLQHGNDIDLKPLTSRQMHRQSFTVHSGTDADGDLRFMEVRHDGLVLRSVNGVIVERWWYERLVNMTCSPKNKVLCLSRRNGEQLEFHNYYTKKCKDLYYCIRDAIEKAAARGHANLGVELGDEFPVQDMRTGEGGLLQVCIEGVGLLFANSKDFEFFVRLDHISKCFTQNGGIFVLEEFNPKTRQVIQRKYKSPMAREIWYAVTCVFSYLSTGMKQRKLAQSKALPQPASTGSGTAEQKQQQQQQQQQHHQLQQQQSNPQGHRTMPVDPFQSHQH; the protein is encoded by the exons ATGGATATACAGAAGAAATTTTTGTGCCCCCGCTTAATGGACTATTTGGCCATTGTGGGGGCGAGACCTTCGCCAGGATCTCGTCAGCCTGTGCAG GTTCCAGAACTGTTGCGCAGGTATCCTGTGGAGGATCACAAAGATTTTCCTATGCCCTTGGACATGGTTTACTTCTGCCAGCCCGAGGGTTGCAGTAGCGTCGGTCCAAAGCGTACTGCTTTAAGGGAGGCAACCTCTTTCACCTTCACCCTGACCGATAAAGATTCAG GAAAAACTCGATATGGAATTtgcgttaatttttatcgaccgATCGAACGGGCAAGCAATTCCGGTAGTGGAGGAGTTTGGGTCCGGAGGGAAAGGAATGATCCCAAGCTCCGAAAAGAGAGTTGGCGAAAAAGCATGGAGAAAAGCTCGGACTCGGCATTCTCAag CGATTATAGGAGCAGTGTGATCGGACCAAGCGACTCGGAAAAAGACTGTCCCAGTAGAAGAGACTCGGATACCCCGGTGACCTCACGAGCCCCTAGATTAGGAATCACTGCCCCCAGCGGAGATAGCGAAAGTGGCGGAAGTCATTCGCCTTCGCCTCGAGCATCCCGACGAAGACAG CGGATACGTAACCACTCGTTGACGTCGCTCTGCATCATTTCCCATCATCCATTTTTAACGAGATTTCGCGAATGCCTATTCGCTCTGAAACGAATAATCGACGcctgcaacgaaaattcatcCCCTCAAAAAGTTGGTGCGTCCAGACAAACAAGCAG AGACACTGTTTGGAGCGTGCTGACTGGTCAAGCTTTTGACGCAGCACCATCAATCGTGCTTCACGACGTTAGAGAAATCGAGACCTGGATTTTGAGATTACTTAGCGCTCCGGTTCCGGTTCCCGAAAAAACCAGGGTCGAAGTTGACATTTTGTCACCACAATTGCAACCGCTGTGCTTCGCCCTGCCCGATCACACGCGATTTTCCCTCGTCGATTTTCCACTCCATTTGCCACTTGAACTTTTGGGCGTCGACATGTGTCTCAAAGTTCTTACTCTCATTCTCCTTGAACACAag ATTGTTTTACAATCCCGAGATTACAACGCTTTATCGATGTCTGTGATGGCCTTCGTCACGATGATATATCCCCTCGAATACATGTTCCCCGCAATTCCATTGCTCCCAACATGCATGAGTTGCGCGGAACAGTTGTTACTCGCACCCACACCATTCGTCATTGGAATACCAGCCTCGTTcctgatgtacaaaaaaaaatttaggatGCCCGACGATATATGGCTCGTCGATCTCGATAGCAATAAAATTACTCCACCGACTGGGCTCAACGATAATTTGCCCCCCTTACCTGAACCTGAAGGATCGATACTCAAAAATCACCTCAGACAG GCTATGCAGCTGATGGATCAGACGGGCTCTGGT gCAATGTCGAGCGCGGGAACACCACAGCCTCGCCAAACTCCCATAAGGAATACGTCGCCTCAGCCTCCGTCGCTTCAATCTCCCACGCGACGAGAAAGTTCATCTTCTCATCACTCCACTCTAAG CGTAACGAGTACAAAGCATAGGCCAAGTATGGATTTAGGAAGTTACAATCAACACAGTCCGTTGAGTTCACCGGGTCAATCAACGGTGTCTAGTCCACGGCGTGCGTCTCGGGCTAGCTTGTCACATTCGCCACAAAAGCCATTGGCTCAAGGGTCATTGCCGTTCAATCCGTTTATATATGGGAACGACGTGGATTCTGTGGACGTTGCGACGCGGGTCGCGATGGTCCGTTTCTTCAACTCGCAAAACTTATTGGCCAATTTTACGGAACATACGCGTACGCTGCGATTGTATCCGAGGCCAGTTGTcgcttttcaaataaattcatttttgcacTCGAGGCCAGGACGCGCGAATCCCTTCCTCGAGGAATTCGCTCGGACTCAAGCTGTCGAATTTCTCGCCGAATGGTGTTTGACCCCGAGCAATGTCGCCTTTCTACGAGTCCAAACTGGCGTTTTCGACCCCGCACAAATCGGGGACAAATGTCGATGGTTCGCCAACACTCTCGAACCTATTTGCTTCTCCGTGTGGGACCCGAGCAGCTCCCTCGCTAATGCACTCAAATCCGCtgaagaaatggaaaatcaaccCACCGACGAAAGCGGATCTGACTCCGAGGGTGCTGATAGCACCAGCTCTTCCTATTCATCCTTGAGTGACTTTGTTTCGGAAATGGTCTCTTCCGATCTCTCACCCA GCTATAACTGTCCCCAAGCGACACTGCCGCAGCCAATGTCGTTGTCGGTCGATCCAAAGAACGTTTATCATCCACCAAACAGTTTGCAATATCCGGGGACTATCGAGGACCCATCGAATCGTCCGGAAAGTCCAGCGAGCACTTCATCCAGTCACAGTGACTTGAGTAGTCCCAGTTTCAACAGGGATTCCGAGCTCGAATTGAACCCTAAATTGCAGGAATCGTTGCCGGCCACCAAAGGCGATAAC GTTCCACTGATTGGTACAACGGGTCTTCAACGTCAGCCGAGCGTTGGTAACGTTCTCGCACGTACTTCGAGCTTTGGCTCAGCGGTTGGGCCACTCTTGCCGAGACAATCGAGTGCGGGAAGTGACAGTAGCGCGTCATCGCGAGCCGGAACTCCATCGAACGCCCAACGACAACGCAGTCCCTCCGGTGGTTCTCCTTTGCAGCATCAAAATAGCGGTGGTGCAACTGGAAATGGCGTACTCAGGCAAGGATCCCAAGGCTCATTGTTCGAACAAATTGCTAGTCAGGCGAAAGACCTCGTGCGAGAAACCACCAGGCAAAGTAGCCAGGATGGACTTCTCGCGCATATGGACAAG CTGAAACATCAagcgaaggaaaaaatcaatgaagctGGGGAAGACAGTCTTTTCGCACCGTTAGAACAG GCA CTAAcacaacaaacaaaaaaagctGTCGATGGTGCTACAAAATCGGTTCAAGAGGCCTCCAAATCCGCTCTTGAAGCTAGCAAAACTGCTGCTGGCGTCAGCAAAAATACCTTCGACGATTTGACCTACGTGGGCAAAAGCACTTTCGGCGATTTAACGAAAAGCGCGAAAGAGGTCGCAGCGAAAAAAGGCTTACTCAAG GGACTGGGAAAATCGCAACAATCTCCGCCTCATACACCAGGTTCACCGGGGATGATGCCACGCAAGGATTCGAACAGTAACCAATTGGTTGCTTCCGATCCTCGGAGCGGACGCCGGGATATGGGTCGCGACTTTTTCAGTAATGTCAGCAGCGATCTAAACGGTATCGCTGCTCAAACGAGCAGCATGTTCAGCGATCTCTTTG gaaataaaaatagttctAATCGGAACGCTAGTCCGCACCCCCAGTcgcaaaaaacaaaagaaaagagcCAGCCTTTCGGACCTTTCCGTAGAG GCAAAACAGGGTTGATGGAGAAATCGTCGTTGATAAAACATTCGCCAAGCAAAAGCAATCAGGAGGAACTTCAACGGATGCAAAATGCTGAGAGATCCAACACCAACAGTGACAATCAAGCTTTTCTCACAGAT GTTGTCAATCAAGCTTTAGCGGGTGAAGGCATCGGGTGGTTCAAAATAAATCGTATGAAGGATCTCATGAAGGACGAAAGTTATAGGGATTTCGTTGTGACAAAATTAAACAAGGGTCTCAACAGGAAAATCAGTCCGGATGATCATATCGACGATGTG TGCATCACCCGACCAATGTACAAAGAAATGCTAAAGTGCCTTCAAGCGGTAGCCAATGGCTTGGCGAACTCATACAGAAGCGACGGATTAGGAGGAATGGCCTCGGTTTTTCAACTCATGGAGATCGCTCATACACATTATTGGAGCAAAAATTTGGCTGAGGGCACCTTTGAAAGTCCCTGTCTTTATCAG GAAAGTCCAACCGAGAGTAGAGACAATTCAAAATCGCCTCAGTCTCCAGGACATCCAGAATTTTCTGACAGCAGCCACAAATCTTCTTCGTATTCGCACG ATTCGCCGAAAATTCGGCTCGAGGCGCCACGCTCGCAACAACATTCGGGCCCTGACTCGGGACAATCGACTACCGAAATGTTCTTCGATATGTTCACGAAGAAGGGCAAACTTTTGAGCAAGCTCACCTCCTTCGATTCTGAC GGTCAAAAAAGTGCGGGGGCAGCGAGCAATGAAACTTTGTCTTCGGAAACGAGCAGCGCGATGGGCCAAGGAGTTTTTCGTCATGCTCATCAAGCTTCGATTCGCAGTGCAGTTTCCGATAGCGAAGTCGATCAGAGCAAT cTTTTACGCGAAAAACAACGAACTGGGAGTGTGTGGTCGAGTAAATCATCTTTGACCACTGGCTTTGGATATCATGGTCGTGGTTTGGTACCTTCGACTACGACACCCAGCCCGGACGCAGCAAGAACATATTTGTTCGaag GTCTTCTGGGTAAAGATCGTATCGGACTTTGGGACCAGATGCAATTTTGGGAAGACGCCTTTCTCGACGCTGTTTCTCAGGAACGTGACATGATTGGAATGGATCAAGGTCCTGGAGAGATGATGGAACG GTACAAGAGTTTGAGCGACAGCGAGAGGCGGCGCTTAGAACACGACGAGGACAGGTTACTATGTACACTTCTGCACAATCTTACCGCCATTTTGGTGATGCTGAACGTTGAAAAGAACGAGCTGAAGCGGAAAGTACGAAGGCTTCTCGGGAAAAGTCACATTGGGTTGATATACAGCCAAGAGTTGAACCAGCTGCTCGATCAGATTGACAATCTC CAGCATGGCAACGACATCGACCTTAAACCCTTGACCTCGCGTCAAATGCATCGCCAATCCTTCACCGTACACTCCGGTACCGACGCCGATGGAGATTTACGATTTATGGAAGTACGTCACGATGGCCTCGTCCTCCGATCCGTGAACGGCGTTATCGTCGAGCGTTGGTGGTACGAACGCCTCGTCAACATGACCTGCAGCCCGAAGAATAAAGTTCTCTGCTTGTCTAGGCGAAATGGTGAACAACTcgaatttcacaattattatacaaaaaaa TGCAAGGATCTTTACTATTGTATAAGAGACGCGATAGAAAAGGCAGCAGCGCGAGGTCATGCGAACTTGGGTGTCGAGCTCGGTGACGAGTTTCCGGTCCAGGATATGCGAACAGGGGAAGGTGGACTTCTCCAGGTTTGCATTGAAGGTGTTGGTCTCCTGTTCGCCAATAGCAAG GATTTCGAG TTCTTTGTAAGACTAGATCATATCAGCAAGTGCTTTACTCAGAATGGTGGGATCTTCGTTTTGGAAGAATTCA ATCCAAAAACTAGACAAGTAATTCAACGTAAATATAAGTCACCAATG GCTCGCGAAATTTGGTACGCAGTGACTTGTGTATTCTCATATTTGTCGACTGGCATGAAACAACGCAAATTGGCGCAAAGCAAAGCGTTGCCACAGCCAGCAAGTACAGGCAGCGGGACTGCGGAAcaaaagcagcagcagcaacaacaacagcaacaacatcACCAACTTCAGCAGCAACAATCGAATCCTCAAGGCCATAGAACAATGCCTGTGGACCCTTTCCAGAGTCATCAACACTGA